AGCAGGTCTAGACAGCAAAGTGTTGTTATGGACAGGTATATCTCGTTGTGCCACTGCAGGGCGCCTTTTTCTCCAACATGCTGCACGTAGTAGATCCGGAAGACATGGTAGGGCAGGAAGCACAGGATCATGATGATAAGAAAGCTCAGGTTCTTCAGCTGGGCTCGGAACTCCTGCCGGGAGAAGAGGTCGCCCTGGCTGGATCGGATTACCCTGTTCAGAACCATCACCTGGATAACCAGGATAACCACAGAGACCACTATGATCACGCTGGATATGGTGATGTTGATGGGCACCACATGGCCTGTGATCTCAGAATGGAACTTGAAGCACTCTTTTTCCGTGTAGTTTGCGGATTTTCCATACTCCAGCCAGAGCGGCGGGAAGATGCTGATGGTGAAGAGGACCCAGACAGCAGCGCTGGAGATGAAGGCGGTCTGTGGCCGGTAGAAGTCCCGGGTGGGCAGGGAAGGCAAGAGACGCACAGCAAGGATGGCCACgtagaagaagaaagaaatgtaGAGGTGCGTGTGGATAGCAATGCTGACCAGCTTGCAGAAGTCGAAGGGGTAGTGCCAGGTGTTGGAGATGTAGTAGTCAATGCGGAAGGGCAGGGTGAGCAGGAAGAGGCCGTGGGCCACCACCAGGTTGATGAtggaggtggtggtgatggACAGCTTGCTCTTGCTCCGCCTCAGGAAACGACTCATGAAAAAGACACCCAGGGTCCCACCCAGCAGTGACACGGCATAGATGACCACCAGCGAGATGCGGAAGGGCAGATAGGGCGCACTTTCCCTGTTTTCAGTTGTTGCCTTTGTGGCATTATTTTCAGGCACAGAATAATTCTCAGAGTCAGCCATCACAGTGCTATTTGATGAGCTGAAAGCTGTgagtaagataaaaaaaaaaaaaactttcacacaTAGCATTACACCAGTCTTGGCTATGAACTTGGTTTACGGTCAGTGATGAGTTTTCCAAGCAAACACTTCATTCTCTCTTTGCTGTTATCTTTAACTTCCACTTTTGGCATTCACTATAAAATTTGTTCATTCAAATGCTTTTCTGAATAGCACCTTCTctttaatatttgcattttaacacatcTTTGAAAAATATAGGTTCTTGTTAATTTGCAAAATTTGTGCTCCTACAGTAAATTATCCTGAAAATTTGGTATGGATATTGGTAATCTACTCATTTCCTCTCCAGCACACGTGAACAAGTGAATAAACTGACAATAATCTGTTTCTGTATTCCTGTGTTCACAActgcacttttttcattttctcattctgaTGAATGATTTATCCTCACAAAGTCGAGTTGTGAGTAATGATACTAGGTCTGAATTAAGATACTTGCGCAGTTGTTGAGCAGGAAGTCTTAACTGAAAGTGCAGCGACAACCTTTAAGTGGTCACTATCCACAATTGGTCATTGAACtatagaaagagaaaaaagtaacaaGAGTTTACCTGGAAATTAGCCAACCTGAGGTTCTAGAGTGGGCTGGAGGACCACAGCGTAGGACAGTCGTATGGGAGGTACCTTCTCCGTGCCTGTACAACGGCACCAGACCACGGGGGAAGTGCTCCTATCACCTTCCTCACATCCGTGGCGCAGATGAAACCGCGAGAAGCAGGAGGGGTGCTGATCCACCTGTGGTCCAGCGGGTGAGTAGCCACCGTGTCCAAAAGAGAAACTCACAAAGCAGCACGACTGTGCTTGTGAGTCTTCTCGGAAGTACAAGTATCTGTCTGCGACTTCCTCTTCTTAACATCGCTGAGGGACACTGCTCAGGAGGGGTTGGTGAattttcgggggggggggggggggggggaggggggagtgtcGGGGGTGAAGCATGAAAGCCACCCCTCACCTTAAATGGTCTCACTGTGCAACATGTGCAGAACTACCGTGCAATCAAGATAGGCAGGTGCCAGTTCATTGTTCTTACATGCTggcctctcccccccccccgatacCTTTAGCTCTTTTTTGACTGGCTGGAGATGACCATGGATCAAACCAAACTTATAAATGccagtaaatgtaattaataatttgaatttgaataattcaGGTAATGATAATTGCAACAGAATTACACATCTGGTAATTTatcttaaaaaagaagaaaacacatGATCATAGAGGTTTTGAAATCCAGTACTGGGATACGTTAACCTGCTAGCTATCTCAGTATGTGACCAACAGTTTTCACATCTCTTTTTAGTTGAAACCTTGTCTAATGAAACTTGGAATCTTGGACATCATACAGCAGCACACAAGCAGCAGTGCACTCagtgaaagaaatatttatgaGGGATTTCCTGTGCCTTCTGCCTGCCTTACGAGGAGGCCAGTGGGGCTTTTTGAGAGATGGGAAAAGAAAGCTACACTTAATCATTGAAGTGTACTAAACATATGAGCTAACAACTCCTCTGTGATTTAATACTCAATGCTTTGAGCCAAGGCCCATGACAGGGGTTTTGAATCAATCTGTAGGTTATGTGAGAAATCACTTGTTAATCATAAAACccactgaatatttaaataataaaatgatttagTCTGTGCCTCTTCAGCCTAATACCCTTATAATAATATTTCTGGAATCATGTAGTGGTCATGGAGTTTCGTTCAAAACAATTTACAGCTTTCCCTACATTTGCCTTTGTATTTTACAGTGaatcactgctgccccctgttggTCAGAGGTTAGTAACCTGCTCCAGTCAGAACCAGGCTTATTGTAAAGAGGATTTGTCAGATTACTACTGAATGTGATCAAATACTTTGAGCCAGCCACAAGGACATATCTTTATGGCATCTTTCCAATAAGAGAAATGACACAAGTACAGGTGAGATCAGTAGTAATAGGTGACATCATTACCTTTGACATTTACCGGATGCAAGGTCACATGACATATCTTTCACCCAGCTCATTACGAATCAAGGCATTGTAAGCTTgatggaaatgtaaaaatatatattggaGAACGAACTCAGTAGCACAGGGTCCATTAAAGGGGGAACTGTGCATTCTCAATGCTCCATAGCTTACACATGAGCAAAGTGCAtgattgtgcaaaaaaaaaaaaacatagaataTGTTTTGTGgacagtatgtgtgtttttacagaCTTCTCTAATCCCAAGTCAGTATTAaccacaaacaggaagaaatgCAGAAAGGCATGGGAAATAAGGgttaacagaaacacacatcaagGATTCACAGAATCACACATCTATGGAAGTAAACTTTAATGGATGGTTAATCATGATCAGACACTTCTACCATTCTCTTTTTTAGAGAATAAGTACTCACTGaagcacaaataaaatgcaagacACACAGTTTAGACCTCCCTTGTTATTTGGTTTTTATTGTAGATGTAATTCCCACAGTGTCAACAATACTGTttggtcttttttccccccctctacAATGGCAAGGTGCACAATGGAAGTCTGCTGCGTGTCAAAGCAAGTGGAaagcaaaaggagaaaaagcatCAAATGAAAAGTACTCCTACTTGGGTTAAACCTGGCCACATATGTCTATAGCAGAGATGAGCAAGGATATCAGGCTCCTGAGTTGTGAGTTTTCAAGGACAAGCTTTGACACAAATACActtagaaaaatgaaagaacgGTCAAACGCACATCATTTTATACCTTTTGCTGGTCTTTGTGCTGTCCGAGAAGTGTCGAGCTGATGAAAATGGtaggaaaaaaagtattttgataTGTTGCGTATTAGAGATCACATACTCACATCCATGACAGAGCTGTTCCACTGTAAAGAACCTCCGGAATTTGAACTTAAAAATTTCAAAACCTGACGTTAGCTGGTCAGCAATTTGAAAGAGCAAAGCAGGGATACAGAGGCATGTCTGACATTAGGAGCATGTGTGACATGTTCTGTGTCTAGGCAGTGCACCTAAACCCTTGAGTGATTAGTTTAGGCCTACAATACATCAGACTCAGCACTCCCCTGGATGTAAGTAtcacacataacacacaataTAACATAAGGTTTCATCTTCCTCCATCAATCAATTTTCAGTCTCTCAATAAATCTACTGACCAGGACCACAGCCATGAGGTACTTTACACTAAGTGTCTCTATAGATGTCCATCAAAaagaagtctttttttcctttttgtttggtAGATCAATATCTTAAACTTTGTTAATATAAATCagttaaatttttaaatatatatatttatgtatattttatacacacacacacacacacacacacacacacacacacacacacacgctcgcggAGACATATACCATTCTTGAGGTATATGTACATGGTCCTACAAAACGATTCTTGGAATGCCATGTGACTTGTAGGGTGACATTTTTTTTGGGGCCTTTATTTATTGGTGGCATGCACCACACTagttttcaaaatgagaacaaatacattttatatgcaagaggcaaataataataataataataatgataattattataAAGACAGCAATAGTAATTTGCACCATGCCTTGTAAACTTGGAAACAGAAGTTAAGCAACAATCAGATCCTGTCCCCAGTATGTCATTAATTAAAAAGACAAGGTGGTCCGTTCCTCTGGCACAGGGGTTTTTCCGTCTCCGTGTGTTGTAAGAGTCCGGCACGGCAGCTGGAGCTTTTGCATAGCTAGTGCAGGAAGTCCTCCACAGCGGCGAAGGCGCAGGATCCGCTGCCGGAGCGGGCCATGATTGACAAGCACTGGGAGGCCTGGCCAAGGGCCTGGGCCAGGGGGGGCTGCTTCGGCAGGTTGTGAGTCTCTGTTGGaattgggggaggaggggcagagcATCAAACAAGGTTAACCCGTGTCGGTCGTACCTTTCCCAAACATGCAGTGCTGCGTGTCGCACTAGCCATCTTCCTAACAGGAATTACGTTCGTCGTGGCTGAGATTCAAATAAGCAAATGTTTTAGAAAATCAATCCAGGCATGCAATCAAAAAGACCACTACATCGATTTAATGAAGAAATCATCTCACTTGCATtcctcagagagagaacacaattaacataattattattttcagctgtACTGTTACCATTTAAAACACCAacttaaaatatcacattttaatatttaatgtagtaTCTTAAAATATGATGATTAccagttttaaatatttgtataactCATTTGGTAGGTATATGAAAATATCAAGTAGTTTAATGTGTCATTAGCGTACGGTTATAAGCgtaaacattttacaatttaaagTTAACGTAACATTTcttaatttacatgtaaaaaattcaaaattgagTACTGCTCTTGTtatcatttcacagcatttgcTTTTACAGTTAGTCACTTGTAGACTCATCCAGAATGACtgacaaagcaaaggtacagaAGAACATAAAATTAAATGCTTCTAATATGCTCATAGTATGTCGTATGTCGTAGTCACAGTTGTAGTATATTAACAACAGTGCATGCAGAAAATGACATACCACATCTGAGCATGAATCGATCCACTGCTCCACATCTGGTCactagggctgtgacgataaccgcatcaccgcaataccGCGGTCATGAGACGCCTACCATTATATCATTACTGCATCACcccaattatttatttattttagggctgtcaacgttaacgcgttaactCGTTTgcaattaatctggaaacttttaCCCGTTAATGTTgtaacgcaaattaatcatattatcaagtctGACCACAACTTCCTTCTGTAATTCCAGCgcagatatttacctggctgaattactgaaaggcgtggcaaacgcagatgtgctgaacggcaaatttcgttttaaccctttcgcatgtaacttatttgttatgctatgtagcacgcctgttaccttatatggttcgttatgttttcatttgcgttattaagtttcttatagatttcagttagcatttgctatatttttagagttaaatcgctgtttcctcaaagccaaaattagctagaatttctcctaaaataaagaatgagtacatttcaatttttttgcaccactttatacaagcagtgattgtagtagatagcctaccgacatcatgaatgttcaattatgttgcatgtttaaaaaccagTAGCTtaatgttcccttaccatcttcttatttgtcatttgatttgaaaaataattaaaactgttttaatgcggctacatatagcctacctgttcatgctgcttcaAACGCCATTATTGTATAGCCTAAAGATTTATATgacttaaaatataaaatattaaaatgttaaatgtaaaaatgttaaaatgtaaaataattgtaagtgtgcaatcactttctaagttgtaatcagccttcccgagaattttgcagaaaaataagttgttcatgtgcaaaCGTTATGGGTTGGCTTTTTGTGTTGCGCGGGGGTCGGAGGGCAGCGCGGGGGGGTCGGAGGGCAGCGCGGGGGGGTGGGTAAATCGCTAAATCAtagtaatttgttgctttattaccgaGGGAAGAAAGaatcattaccgtcacagccctaCTGGTCACTACACAAAAACTCCTGATTCATTTAATGTCCCCTGATGTATTTTACAAATTCCAGGCTTCTATAATTATGATGTACTCAAATGGATGATGGCATCATACATTCTCTCCAGTAAAAGTGCGTGGACTCAGTGCCGTACCTAGTATTGCACTGTTGAGGGTGGAACACACCGGCTCCCTCTGTATGGAGTCCAGCTGGTAACCGACTGGACTGCTCCACGGATCTGAGTATGCCAGTAAGCTGAACGCGTCCTAGAGAGACCGGAGACAGAGAGGACTTTCTGACAGATACACACGTTTCAATGAGCCTGCCCTACTGTCTGCACTCTCTCACTCGCTGTTCaagtttaataaaaattaatttattaaaaatatttacttattaaTTAAGTCAGTACATCAAGAATTTTACTTATATtggtttcaaatatttaaactttCATTAGTCAATacaaattttgattttgatttctCTAAATTCCATTATTTTCTTCCCCTGGGTGCTGAGGTTCACCGATTTCTTTTTAATCTGAACAATTTTTATTCTGAAGAAATGACATTTATAGCATATTAACTGTACTTCAAATATAACATGTCATtaatgtatgaaaacattttttttctgattttctaaAAATTTCCACTAATTGCAGTGAATTTGTGGGTAAAATCAGACAGAGCTCTGTGCGGTGGGACCGCAGAGGGAGGCTAGGCACCTTCAGCATCTTCTTGTTGGCGGAGTTCTTGCCGCACTCCTGGCGCAGGTGCTCGCTCATGCTCTGCAGCTCCCGGCCGAAATGGATCATCCGCTCGATGGCCGCTTGGCTGCCACCGCACAGCTGCCGCCTCAGCTGGGATAGGTCCACCTCTGCTCGCCCCCAGAGCGAGGGAGGGGCAAGCGAAAAGTCAGGAGAGGATACTCTCACTCTTACACGCAACATGCAGGGTTCCCACCCATTTTCACTGACAagatttcaaaacttttccatgacttttcaatgaCCTTTAATGAAATTTCCATGACCTTTCACTACCTACAAGTACACAAAATTGCGTACTTTACTCCACAGGTCGGGCCTAATTATTAGACGACAATTAAACAACAACCTTTCCATTCACGtaatgtcagttattttcatattcatttcaaacattcaaaatacagaCACTGCAATTATATTGCTCTTTATTAAATGAAAGAGCTTTACAAGCACTTTGGTATAACAAAGTATGGCAATGAAGGTCTGAATCAGTGTGCCATCTCTCACCATCCTCTCATACTGGACGTGCTTCATTCCCTTGGCATGACTAGTGAGGGCTGCCTTTCCCATATTGCTAACATCAAAGCTCTTCTGACAAAGCTTGCATCTAGCACGTGAAACATCTTTTTCAGCTTCGAGCCAAAGACTACACTGCTCATTACTGAGCcataaaatattaaaggaaCACTTGCCCGGCATTTCTAAAGGAGCACAGAGGAATCATGCTCAAACTGGCTAGCGAGACCACCAAATGCAAGTGTACGTCACTTTTACTTGCCTTGGCAGATATAAGCAACAATAACTATAatataaattttgttttatttattcattttaaaatgtttcataatttacAGCAGGCATCTGAGTTTCAATGAAACTAAATAATGTTACTATAATACTAAGTGAACATTTTATGCCCAACTGCCCATTGACTTTAAAGTTTTGTTGCTAACTAACCGTCCTGGTGTGCCCCCagattattggcatttagcagacgctcttatccagagcggtTTACATCGGTtgctttttacaatgttatccattaatgcagctggatattta
The nucleotide sequence above comes from Megalops cyprinoides isolate fMegCyp1 chromosome 2, fMegCyp1.pri, whole genome shotgun sequence. Encoded proteins:
- the LOC118773769 gene encoding probable G-protein coupled receptor 141 — translated: MADSENYSVPENNATKATTENRESAPYLPFRISLVVIYAVSLLGGTLGVFFMSRFLRRSKSKLSITTTSIINLVVAHGLFLLTLPFRIDYYISNTWHYPFDFCKLVSIAIHTHLYISFFFYVAILAVRLLPSLPTRDFYRPQTAFISSAAVWVLFTISIFPPLWLEYGKSANYTEKECFKFHSEITGHVVPINITISSVIIVVSVVILVIQVMVLNRVIRSSQGDLFSRQEFRAQLKNLSFLIIMILCFLPYHVFRIYYVQHVGEKGALQWHNEIYLSITTLCCLDLLTFLAI